The following are encoded in a window of Streptomyces sp. SAT1 genomic DNA:
- a CDS encoding GNAT family N-acetyltransferase: MTDIPRPADGYEISTDPARIDAARVHRWLSTDAYWALGRPRETQDRAIAGSLNFGVFDTARGEQVGYARVVTDLTTFAWLCDVYVDPAVRGKGLGSALVAAVREHLRPLGVRRIVLATDDAHGVYEKLGFRPLERPGQWMALALG; the protein is encoded by the coding sequence ATGACCGACATCCCACGGCCGGCCGACGGCTACGAGATCTCCACCGACCCCGCCCGCATCGATGCCGCCCGGGTGCACCGCTGGCTCTCCACGGACGCGTACTGGGCGCTCGGCCGCCCGCGCGAGACACAGGACCGGGCCATCGCGGGGTCCCTGAACTTCGGGGTGTTCGACACGGCCCGCGGCGAGCAGGTCGGCTACGCCCGGGTCGTCACCGACCTGACGACCTTCGCCTGGCTGTGCGACGTGTACGTCGATCCGGCCGTGCGCGGCAAGGGCCTCGGCAGCGCGCTCGTCGCCGCCGTGCGCGAGCACCTGCGGCCCCTCGGGGTGCGCCGGATCGTGCTGGCCACGGACGACGCGCACGGCGTGTACGAGAAGCTCGGCTTCCGGCCGCTGGAGCGGCCCGGTCAGTGGATGGCGCTCGCCCTGGGCTGA
- a CDS encoding aminotransferase-like domain-containing protein → MHERNSVGELAQRLRQELDRYSPGGKLPSSRALVERYRVSPVTVSRALARLAAEGLVVTRPGAGAFRAARPAAPAAVGDTSWQAVALSADGAADLVPRTVDASGVTATLAVPPPGVIEFSGGYPHPSLQPERAMAAALARAGRRPGAWGRPPLEGLPELREWFARSIGGPGGTVTAAEILIAAGGQSALTTALRALAPPGAPVLVESPTYPGMLAIARSAGLRPVPVPVDADGVRPELLADAFRASGARVFVCQPLFQNPTGAVLARDRRAAVLRTARAAGAFVVEDDFVRHLVHEDAGPPPPPLAADDPDGVVVHVASLTKATSPSFRVSALAARGPVLERLRAIQVVDAFFVPRPLQEAALELVGSPAWPRHLRALSAELRVRRDTMVSALRLHLPELALDHVPSGGYHLWPRLPDGADETALTAAALRAGVAFTPGRPYFCAEPPAGHARLSFAAVGGSAEIAEGVRRLRSACSEVLG, encoded by the coding sequence ATGCATGAGCGTAACAGTGTGGGGGAACTGGCCCAACGCCTCCGACAGGAGCTGGACCGCTACTCGCCCGGTGGAAAGCTCCCGTCCAGCAGAGCCCTCGTGGAGCGCTACCGGGTGAGCCCGGTGACCGTCTCCCGCGCCCTGGCGCGACTGGCGGCCGAGGGCCTGGTCGTCACCCGTCCCGGCGCCGGTGCGTTCCGCGCCGCGCGGCCGGCCGCCCCCGCCGCCGTCGGGGACACCTCCTGGCAGGCCGTCGCGCTCAGCGCGGACGGCGCCGCCGACCTCGTACCGCGCACGGTGGACGCCTCCGGGGTGACCGCCACGCTCGCCGTGCCGCCGCCCGGCGTGATCGAGTTCAGCGGCGGCTATCCGCATCCCTCGCTCCAGCCCGAGCGGGCCATGGCCGCCGCGCTCGCCCGCGCGGGCCGCCGCCCCGGCGCGTGGGGACGGCCCCCGCTGGAGGGCCTTCCCGAGCTGCGCGAGTGGTTCGCGCGGAGCATCGGCGGCCCCGGCGGCACGGTCACCGCGGCCGAGATCCTGATCGCGGCGGGCGGGCAGTCGGCGCTCACCACCGCCCTGCGCGCCCTGGCGCCGCCCGGCGCGCCGGTGCTGGTGGAGTCGCCGACCTATCCGGGCATGCTGGCCATCGCCCGGTCGGCGGGGCTGCGGCCCGTCCCGGTGCCGGTGGACGCCGACGGGGTGCGCCCCGAACTGCTGGCCGACGCGTTCCGGGCGAGCGGCGCGCGGGTCTTCGTCTGCCAGCCGCTGTTCCAGAACCCCACCGGCGCGGTGCTCGCCCGGGACCGGCGCGCGGCGGTGCTGCGGACCGCCCGCGCGGCCGGCGCCTTCGTCGTCGAGGACGACTTCGTACGGCATCTGGTGCACGAGGACGCCGGACCGCCGCCGCCCCCGCTGGCCGCCGACGACCCGGACGGCGTGGTGGTGCACGTCGCCTCGCTGACCAAGGCGACCTCGCCCAGCTTCCGGGTGAGCGCGCTGGCCGCGCGCGGCCCGGTCCTGGAACGGCTGCGCGCGATCCAGGTGGTCGACGCCTTCTTCGTGCCCCGGCCGCTCCAGGAGGCGGCCCTCGAACTGGTCGGCTCGCCCGCCTGGCCGCGCCATCTGCGGGCGCTGTCCGCCGAGTTGCGTGTCCGCCGGGACACCATGGTGAGCGCACTGCGGCTGCACCTGCCCGAACTGGCCCTCGACCACGTCCCGTCCGGCGGCTACCACCTGTGGCCGCGCCTGCCGGACGGCGCGGACGAGACCGCCCTGACCGCCGCCGCGCTGCGGGCGGGCGTCGCCTTCACCCCGGGCCGCCCCTACTTCTGCGCCGAACCCCCGGCCGGGCACGCCCGGCTGAGCTTCGCCGCGGTCGGCGGGAGCGCCGAGATCGCCGAGGGAGTACGCCGCCTGCGGAGCGCCTGCTCCGAAGTGCTCGGCTGA
- a CDS encoding DMT family transporter — protein sequence MEAQSSATARGRIAVDGQAASPASSGPRSGLLQAGLGVVAFSLTFPATAWGLEGFGPWSLVAVRSVLAALVAGGCLLATGVPLPARRHWFGLAVVGAGVVLGFPLLTTLALRTSTTAHAAVVVGLLPLTTALLSALRVGARPSRTFWAAALAGAAAVVAFTVQQSGGALSAADGYLFAALLVCAAGYTEGGRLARIMPGWQVIGWALVLCLPVTVPGAALALAYEPVRLGAHAVAGLLWVTLGSQFFGLVVWYRGMAAIGIPKASQLQLAQPLLTLVWSVLLLGEHLTPAAPLTAAAVLVCIAVTQRARG from the coding sequence ATGGAAGCACAGAGTAGCGCTACCGCGCGCGGCCGGATAGCGGTCGACGGCCAGGCCGCTTCGCCGGCCTCCTCCGGGCCCCGGTCCGGTCTCCTTCAGGCGGGCCTCGGCGTCGTCGCCTTCTCGCTCACCTTCCCGGCCACCGCGTGGGGCCTTGAGGGCTTCGGGCCGTGGTCGCTGGTGGCCGTGCGCAGCGTGCTCGCCGCGCTCGTCGCGGGCGGCTGCCTGCTCGCGACGGGAGTGCCGCTGCCGGCGCGCCGCCACTGGTTCGGCCTCGCGGTGGTGGGCGCCGGGGTCGTCCTCGGCTTCCCGCTGCTGACCACGCTGGCCCTGCGGACGTCGACGACGGCGCACGCGGCGGTCGTCGTGGGCCTGCTCCCGCTCACCACGGCGCTGCTGTCGGCCCTGCGGGTCGGCGCCCGGCCCTCGCGGACGTTCTGGGCGGCGGCGCTGGCGGGCGCGGCGGCCGTGGTCGCCTTCACCGTGCAGCAGAGCGGCGGCGCGCTGTCGGCCGCCGACGGGTATCTGTTCGCGGCGCTGCTGGTGTGTGCGGCGGGCTACACCGAGGGCGGGCGGCTGGCCCGGATCATGCCGGGCTGGCAGGTGATCGGCTGGGCGCTGGTGCTGTGCCTGCCGGTGACCGTGCCGGGGGCCGCGCTGGCGCTGGCGTACGAGCCGGTGCGGCTGGGGGCGCACGCGGTGGCCGGGCTGCTGTGGGTGACGCTGGGCTCGCAGTTCTTCGGTCTTGTCGTCTGGTACCGGGGCATGGCGGCCATCGGCATCCCCAAGGCCAGCCAGTTGCAGCTGGCCCAGCCGCTGCTCACACTGGTGTGGTCGGTGCTGCTGCTCGGCGAGCATCTGACGCCGGCCGCACCGCTGACGGCCGCCGCCGTGCTCGTGTGCATCGCCGTCACCCAGCGGGCGCGCGGCTGA
- a CDS encoding DUF1918 domain-containing protein: protein MRAAKGDQLVQHGRVVGQHDQVSEVVEVMGTEGSPPYRVRFEDGHEAVMSPGPDCQIRHHEEHRHQQ, encoded by the coding sequence ATGCGCGCAGCCAAAGGCGACCAGCTCGTGCAGCACGGCCGGGTGGTCGGCCAGCACGACCAGGTCAGCGAAGTGGTCGAAGTGATGGGCACGGAGGGCAGCCCGCCCTATCGCGTCCGGTTCGAGGACGGGCACGAGGCCGTGATGTCACCGGGCCCCGACTGCCAGATCCGTCATCACGAGGAACACCGGCACCAGCAGTAG
- a CDS encoding glycoside hydrolase family 10 protein yields MGRVTRRAFTVAALSTLAVSPGATAAPQPPGTPAGARGGHGTTEMRGMWLATVANRDWPSRTGLTVARQRGELTALLDAAVRRRLNTVIFQARPAADALWPSPYEPWSRFLTGTQGKDPGWDPLGTAVTEAHARGLRLHVWFNPYRVALEEDPSRLAASHPARKHPGWTVPYGGKLYYNPGLPEVRAFVQEAMLDAVRRYPVDGVHFDDYFYPYPVAGRTFDDAAAYARHGGGFASRAAWRRDNIDRLVREMASGVARTRPGTAFGISPFGVWRNASTDARGSATKAGVQTYDDLYADTRRWVREGWIDYIVPQLYWNIGQSAADYAALVPWWAEVARGSRTQLYVGEALYKEGDASQGAAWRDPDELSRHLTLAKKYPQVRGHVFFSAKEVAADPAGAMARVVAGHYRQSARPPQ; encoded by the coding sequence ATGGGCCGAGTGACACGGAGGGCGTTCACCGTGGCCGCCCTGTCGACGCTGGCGGTGTCGCCGGGCGCGACGGCGGCGCCCCAGCCGCCCGGCACGCCCGCGGGCGCCCGCGGCGGGCACGGCACCACCGAGATGCGCGGCATGTGGCTGGCGACCGTGGCCAACCGGGACTGGCCCTCGCGCACCGGACTGACCGTGGCCCGCCAGCGCGGCGAGCTGACCGCGCTGCTCGACGCGGCGGTGCGCCGCCGGCTCAACACCGTGATCTTCCAGGCGCGGCCCGCCGCCGACGCGCTGTGGCCCTCGCCCTACGAGCCCTGGTCGCGGTTCCTCACCGGCACCCAGGGCAAGGACCCCGGCTGGGACCCGCTGGGCACCGCGGTCACGGAGGCGCACGCGCGGGGACTTCGGCTGCACGTCTGGTTCAACCCGTACCGGGTGGCGCTGGAGGAGGACCCGTCCCGGCTCGCCGCCTCCCACCCGGCCCGCAAGCACCCCGGCTGGACGGTGCCCTACGGCGGGAAGCTCTACTACAACCCGGGGCTGCCCGAGGTGCGGGCCTTCGTGCAGGAGGCGATGCTCGACGCGGTCCGCCGCTACCCCGTCGACGGCGTCCACTTCGACGACTACTTCTACCCGTACCCGGTGGCCGGGCGGACCTTCGACGACGCCGCCGCGTACGCGCGCCACGGCGGCGGCTTCGCGAGCAGGGCCGCCTGGCGGCGCGACAACATCGACCGGCTGGTGCGGGAGATGGCGTCCGGCGTCGCCCGGACCAGGCCCGGTACCGCGTTCGGGATCAGCCCGTTCGGGGTGTGGCGCAACGCCTCGACGGACGCCCGCGGTTCGGCGACCAAGGCGGGCGTCCAGACGTACGACGACCTGTACGCGGACACCCGGCGGTGGGTGCGCGAGGGCTGGATCGACTACATCGTCCCGCAGCTGTACTGGAACATCGGCCAGAGCGCCGCCGACTACGCCGCGCTGGTGCCCTGGTGGGCCGAGGTGGCGCGGGGCAGCCGCACCCAGCTGTACGTGGGCGAGGCGCTGTACAAGGAGGGGGACGCGAGTCAGGGCGCCGCCTGGCGGGACCCGGACGAGCTGTCCCGGCACCTCACCCTGGCGAAGAAGTACCCGCAGGTGCGCGGGCATGTGTTCTTCTCCGCCAAGGAGGTCGCCGCCGACCCGGCCGGGGCGATGGCGCGGGTCGTCGCCGGCCACTACCGGCAGTCGGCGCGGCCCCCGCAGTGA
- a CDS encoding 3-hydroxybutyryl-CoA dehydrogenase produces MTDIERVGVVGCGQMGAGIAEVCARAGLDVKVAETTGEALEIGRTRLFNSLAKAAERGKISEEERDATQARLSFTTDLGEFADRDLVIEAVVENEQVKTEIFQVLDQVVTRPDAILASNTSSIPLVKLAVATARPDHVIGIHFFNPAPVQQLVELIPALTTSEGTLSRAQLFTEKVLGKHAIRAQDRSGFVVNALLIPYLLSAIRMFESGIASREDIDNGMELGCAHPMGPLKLSDLIGLDTVASVAYSMYEEYKEPLYAAPPLLQRMVDAGRLGRKSGSGFYTYG; encoded by the coding sequence GTGACCGACATCGAACGCGTCGGAGTGGTGGGCTGCGGCCAGATGGGTGCGGGCATCGCCGAGGTGTGCGCACGGGCCGGCCTGGACGTGAAGGTCGCCGAGACCACCGGCGAGGCCCTGGAGATCGGCCGGACCCGGCTGTTCAACTCCCTGGCCAAGGCGGCCGAGCGCGGCAAGATCAGCGAGGAGGAGCGGGACGCCACCCAGGCGCGCCTCTCCTTCACCACCGACCTCGGCGAGTTCGCCGACCGCGATCTGGTGATCGAGGCCGTGGTGGAGAACGAGCAGGTCAAGACCGAGATCTTCCAGGTCCTCGACCAGGTGGTGACCCGCCCGGACGCGATCCTGGCGTCCAACACCTCATCGATCCCGCTGGTCAAGCTGGCGGTCGCCACCGCCCGCCCGGACCACGTCATCGGCATCCACTTCTTCAACCCGGCCCCCGTGCAGCAGCTGGTCGAGCTGATCCCGGCGCTCACCACCTCCGAGGGCACCCTGAGCCGGGCGCAGCTGTTCACCGAGAAGGTGCTCGGCAAACACGCGATCCGCGCCCAGGACCGCTCCGGCTTCGTGGTCAACGCGCTGCTGATCCCCTACCTGCTCTCCGCGATCCGGATGTTCGAGTCGGGCATCGCCAGCCGCGAGGACATCGACAACGGCATGGAGCTGGGCTGCGCCCACCCGATGGGCCCGCTGAAGCTGTCCGACCTGATCGGCCTGGACACGGTCGCCTCCGTCGCGTACTCGATGTACGAGGAGTACAAGGAGCCCCTGTACGCCGCTCCCCCGCTGCTCCAGCGGATGGTGGACGCGGGCCGGCTCGGACGCAAGAGCGGGTCGGGGTTCTACACCTACGGCTGA
- a CDS encoding NUDIX hydrolase, with product MQWTKENEQTVYENRWFSVNLADVALPDGRHLDHFLIRLRPVAAATVVNEAGEVLLLWRHRFITDSWGWELAAGVVEDGEDIARAAARELEEETGWRPGRLHHLMTVEPSNGLTDARHHIYWSDEGEYTGEPVDAFESERREWVPLKLVPDLIARGEVPAAGMAAALLLLHHRAGG from the coding sequence GTGCAGTGGACGAAAGAGAACGAACAAACGGTGTATGAAAACCGCTGGTTCAGCGTCAACCTCGCGGATGTGGCGCTGCCGGACGGCCGGCACCTCGACCACTTCCTGATACGGCTGCGGCCCGTCGCCGCCGCCACCGTGGTGAACGAGGCGGGCGAGGTCCTGCTCCTGTGGCGCCACCGCTTCATCACCGACAGCTGGGGCTGGGAACTCGCGGCGGGCGTCGTCGAGGACGGCGAGGACATCGCCCGCGCCGCCGCCCGGGAACTGGAGGAGGAGACCGGCTGGCGGCCGGGCCGCCTGCACCACCTGATGACCGTCGAACCGTCCAACGGCCTCACCGACGCCCGGCACCACATCTACTGGTCCGACGAGGGCGAGTACACCGGAGAGCCGGTGGACGCCTTCGAGTCCGAGCGCCGCGAATGGGTCCCGCTGAAACTCGTCCCCGACCTGATCGCCCGCGGCGAGGTCCCGGCCGCCGGCATGGCCGCCGCGCTGCTCCTGCTGCACCACCGCGCGGGCGGCTGA
- a CDS encoding PP2C family protein-serine/threonine phosphatase, which yields MIRIRAGSPRGVRSGAVFLAVGTCTGLFLHARRTMLRELRQARAVAGAAQSALLRPLPPRIAGLDVAAAQLSADRGAAVGGDLYEVSATEHGVRLVMGDVRGHGLAALGTAAIVLGSFREAAHDEPDLDGVLRRLDRALARHRRDRDDPRRPAAEDFVTVLLMEIAEDGSLRALNCGHPWPYRLSGTAAEPVSRAEPLPPLGLFPLPAALPAADLGPLRPGETLLLHTDGVADARDARGRFFPLRAVLAQTARLGPLPAPVLLRAVFTRLLGHTGPRPADDAAVLVIRNGRGDGSGTTPP from the coding sequence ATGATCCGCATCAGGGCTGGCTCTCCGCGCGGGGTGCGCTCCGGCGCCGTCTTCCTGGCCGTGGGCACCTGCACCGGCCTCTTCCTGCACGCCCGGCGGACCATGCTGCGCGAGCTGCGCCAGGCGCGCGCGGTCGCGGGTGCCGCGCAGAGCGCGCTGCTGCGCCCCCTGCCGCCCCGGATCGCCGGGCTCGACGTGGCGGCGGCCCAGCTCTCCGCGGACCGGGGCGCGGCCGTCGGCGGCGACCTGTACGAGGTGAGCGCCACCGAGCACGGCGTACGCCTGGTCATGGGCGACGTCCGCGGCCACGGCCTCGCCGCCCTCGGCACCGCCGCCATCGTGCTCGGCAGCTTCCGCGAGGCCGCCCACGACGAACCCGACCTCGACGGGGTGCTGCGCCGCCTGGACCGGGCGCTGGCCCGCCACCGGCGCGACCGGGACGATCCGCGCCGGCCGGCCGCCGAGGACTTCGTCACCGTCCTCCTGATGGAGATCGCCGAGGACGGCTCCCTGCGCGCCCTCAACTGCGGGCACCCGTGGCCGTACCGGCTGAGCGGGACGGCGGCCGAGCCCGTGTCCCGGGCCGAACCGCTGCCGCCGCTGGGCCTGTTCCCGCTGCCGGCCGCGCTGCCCGCGGCGGACCTCGGCCCGCTGCGGCCCGGCGAGACCCTGCTCCTGCACACCGACGGTGTGGCGGACGCCCGGGACGCCCGGGGCCGGTTCTTCCCGCTGCGGGCGGTGCTCGCGCAGACCGCCCGCCTCGGCCCGCTCCCGGCGCCCGTGCTGCTGCGGGCCGTCTTCACCCGGCTGCTCGGTCACACCGGCCCCCGCCCCGCGGACGACGCGGCCGTCCTCGTGATCCGCAACGGCCGGGGCGACGGAAGCGGTACGACTCCGCCGTAG
- a CDS encoding IS4 family transposase has product MARVGQVRVPADERLSDRIAIGVLTQAFPPRLVDEVIAESGRTEQRSRLLPARVVVYFVLAMCLFFGQGYEEVARLLGEGLGDGRRSWRVPTTAAIGRARRRLGVEPLRALFARVCRPVAVPETAGAWYRHRRLVAVDGTTLDVADTAANAEFFGRHASTRGAAAFPQARLVALAECGTHTVFGAAIGPQSASEQRLSRQLFPRLREGMLLLADRGFYGFELWQAARDSGADLLWRVRKSAVLPVTQVLGDGSCLSTVHAEKDRRSRRNPVVVRVIEYTLARTGDATVYRLITSLLDPEEAPARELAALYAQRWEIETTLDEIKTHQRGPKLVLRSKYPWGVEQEIYGFLLVHHAVRQLMHQSALREGLDPDRLSFTRSLRIVRRQVPAQAAFSPRPTRPGTGPHPR; this is encoded by the coding sequence GTGGCGAGGGTGGGGCAGGTCAGGGTGCCTGCGGATGAGCGGTTGTCGGACCGGATCGCGATCGGGGTGCTGACGCAGGCGTTTCCGCCTCGTCTGGTCGATGAGGTGATCGCCGAGAGCGGCCGGACCGAGCAGCGCAGCCGTCTGCTGCCGGCGCGGGTGGTGGTCTACTTCGTTCTCGCGATGTGCCTGTTCTTCGGGCAGGGATACGAGGAGGTCGCCCGGCTGCTGGGCGAGGGGCTGGGTGATGGGCGGCGGTCGTGGCGGGTGCCGACGACCGCCGCGATCGGCCGGGCACGCCGGCGTCTTGGTGTGGAGCCGTTGAGGGCGTTGTTCGCCCGGGTCTGCCGACCGGTGGCCGTGCCCGAGACGGCGGGTGCCTGGTACCGGCACCGGCGTCTGGTCGCGGTGGACGGCACGACCCTGGACGTGGCGGACACGGCGGCCAACGCCGAGTTCTTCGGCCGCCATGCCTCGACGCGCGGAGCAGCCGCGTTCCCGCAGGCACGGCTGGTCGCGCTGGCGGAATGCGGCACCCACACGGTGTTCGGGGCCGCCATCGGTCCGCAGTCGGCGAGCGAGCAGAGACTCTCCCGGCAGCTGTTCCCCCGGCTCCGGGAAGGGATGCTCCTGCTCGCCGACCGGGGCTTTTACGGATTCGAGTTGTGGCAGGCCGCCCGGGACAGCGGCGCGGACCTGCTGTGGCGGGTGCGCAAGAGCGCGGTCCTGCCCGTCACCCAGGTCCTCGGCGACGGCTCCTGCCTCAGCACGGTCCATGCCGAAAAGGACCGCAGGAGCCGCCGCAACCCGGTGGTGGTCCGGGTGATCGAGTACACCCTCGCCCGCACCGGCGACGCCACCGTCTACCGCCTGATCACCAGCCTGCTCGATCCAGAGGAAGCACCCGCGCGGGAGCTGGCCGCGCTCTACGCCCAGCGGTGGGAGATCGAGACCACGCTGGACGAGATCAAGACTCACCAACGCGGCCCGAAGCTCGTCCTGCGCTCGAAATACCCGTGGGGTGTGGAGCAGGAGATCTACGGCTTCCTCCTGGTGCACCACGCCGTCCGGCAGCTGATGCACCAGAGCGCCCTGCGCGAGGGTCTGGACCCTGACCGCCTGTCCTTCACCCGGTCCCTGCGGATCGTGCGCCGCCAGGTCCCGGCCCAGGCGGCGTTTTCCCCCCGGCCGACTCGCCCGGGCACTGGCCCGCACCCTCGCTGA
- the pheT gene encoding phenylalanine--tRNA ligase subunit beta, translating into MRVPLSWLREYVDLPATETGRDVQAKLIPAGLEVETVEQLGADLKGPLVVGQVLTIEELEGFKKPIRFCTVDVGRANGTGEPQEIVCGARNFAVGDKVVVVLPGATLPGGFSISARKTYGRVSHGMICSADELGMGDDGTHGIIVLPPEHEVGTDAIELLQLVDEVLDIAVTPDRGYCLSIRGVAREAAIAYGRPLLDPALLDVPAPNAFGHPVKIADPFGCDRFTARTVTGLDPEARSPIWLRRRLQKAGMRPISLAVDITNYVMLELGQPLHAYDRSRVQGTIGVRRAERGERLTTLDGVTRTLSAEDLVITDDRGPIGLAGVMGGANTEIDDTEGTTTEVVVEAAHFDPVAVARTARRHKLSSEASRRFERGVDPQAASAAAQRTVDLLVLLAGGTAEAGVTEIVAPAAPRTITIPADHPDKVAGVAYGRETVVRRLQQVGCDVYGQDELIVTVPSWRPDLTDPNDLAEEVIRLEGYENLPSTLPRPLPGRGLTGRQRLHRRVGRALAGAGYVEALNYPFIGEAVLDQLGLEADDPRRRRVTLVNPLSDEEPALRTTLLPGLLGALRRNDGRGGHDLALFETGLVFRPTGEEPAAAVLPADRRPTDEQLAALDAALPRQPRRAAVVLAGAREQAGWWGKGRPSDWADAVEAARTVAREAGVELSVRADQHTPWHPGRCAALYAEVDGAETLVGHAGELHPRVVKAMHLPERTCAMEIDLDLLQRAGEGLLQAPRISTFPVATQDVALVVDQPVPAAEVEAALREGAGELLESLRLFDIYENAEQLGEGRKSLAYALRFRAPDRTLTVDEASAARDAAVALAAERTGAELRS; encoded by the coding sequence ATGCGGGTCCCGCTTTCTTGGCTGCGGGAGTACGTCGACCTGCCGGCGACGGAGACCGGGCGCGACGTCCAGGCCAAGCTCATTCCGGCCGGCCTGGAGGTCGAGACCGTCGAGCAGCTCGGCGCCGACCTCAAGGGGCCGCTCGTCGTCGGCCAGGTGCTCACCATCGAGGAGCTGGAAGGCTTCAAGAAGCCGATCCGCTTCTGCACCGTCGACGTCGGCCGGGCCAACGGCACCGGCGAGCCGCAGGAGATCGTCTGCGGCGCCCGCAACTTCGCCGTCGGCGACAAGGTCGTCGTCGTGCTGCCCGGGGCCACCCTGCCCGGCGGCTTCTCGATCAGCGCCCGCAAGACCTACGGCAGGGTCTCGCACGGCATGATCTGCTCCGCCGACGAACTCGGCATGGGCGACGACGGCACGCACGGCATCATCGTGCTGCCGCCCGAGCACGAGGTGGGCACCGACGCCATCGAGCTGCTCCAGCTCGTCGACGAGGTGCTGGACATCGCGGTCACCCCCGACCGCGGCTACTGCCTGTCGATCCGCGGCGTGGCCCGCGAGGCCGCCATCGCCTACGGCCGCCCGCTGCTCGACCCCGCCCTGCTGGACGTACCGGCGCCGAACGCCTTCGGGCACCCGGTGAAGATCGCCGACCCGTTCGGCTGCGACCGCTTCACCGCCCGCACGGTGACCGGCCTCGACCCCGAGGCGCGCTCCCCGATCTGGCTGCGCCGCCGCCTCCAGAAGGCCGGCATGCGCCCGATCTCGCTCGCCGTGGACATCACCAACTACGTGATGCTGGAGCTGGGCCAGCCGCTGCACGCCTACGACCGCTCCCGCGTCCAGGGCACCATCGGCGTGCGCCGGGCCGAGCGCGGCGAGCGGCTCACCACGCTCGACGGCGTCACGCGCACGCTGTCCGCCGAGGACCTGGTCATCACCGACGACCGCGGCCCGATCGGGCTCGCGGGCGTCATGGGCGGCGCCAACACCGAGATCGACGACACCGAGGGCACCACCACCGAGGTCGTCGTCGAGGCCGCGCACTTCGACCCGGTCGCCGTCGCGCGCACCGCCCGCCGGCACAAGCTGTCCTCCGAGGCGTCCCGCCGCTTCGAGCGCGGTGTGGACCCGCAGGCCGCCTCCGCCGCCGCCCAGCGCACCGTGGACCTGCTGGTCCTGCTCGCCGGCGGCACCGCCGAGGCGGGCGTCACCGAGATCGTCGCGCCGGCCGCGCCGCGCACCATCACGATCCCGGCCGACCACCCCGACAAGGTCGCGGGCGTCGCTTACGGCCGGGAGACCGTCGTAAGGCGGCTCCAGCAGGTGGGCTGCGACGTGTACGGGCAGGACGAGCTGATCGTCACCGTGCCGTCCTGGCGGCCCGACCTGACCGACCCGAACGACCTGGCCGAAGAGGTCATCCGGCTGGAGGGCTACGAGAACCTGCCCTCCACGCTGCCCCGCCCGCTGCCCGGCCGCGGCCTGACCGGGCGTCAGCGCCTGCACCGCCGCGTCGGCCGCGCGCTGGCCGGCGCCGGTTACGTCGAGGCGCTGAACTACCCGTTCATCGGCGAGGCCGTCCTCGACCAGCTCGGCCTGGAGGCCGACGACCCGCGCCGCCGCCGGGTCACCCTCGTCAACCCGCTCTCCGACGAGGAGCCCGCCCTGCGCACGACGCTGCTGCCGGGGCTGCTCGGCGCGCTGCGCCGCAACGACGGGCGCGGTGGCCACGACCTGGCGCTGTTCGAGACCGGCCTGGTCTTCCGGCCCACCGGCGAGGAGCCGGCGGCGGCCGTGCTGCCCGCCGACCGCAGGCCCACCGACGAGCAGCTCGCCGCCCTGGACGCGGCGCTGCCGCGCCAGCCCCGCCGGGCCGCCGTGGTGCTCGCCGGAGCCCGCGAGCAGGCCGGCTGGTGGGGCAAGGGCCGTCCGTCCGACTGGGCGGACGCCGTCGAGGCGGCACGCACCGTCGCCCGCGAGGCCGGGGTGGAGCTCAGCGTCCGCGCCGACCAGCACACCCCCTGGCACCCCGGCCGGTGCGCCGCGCTGTACGCCGAGGTGGACGGCGCCGAGACGCTCGTCGGCCACGCCGGCGAGCTGCACCCGCGGGTGGTCAAGGCGATGCACCTGCCGGAGCGCACCTGCGCGATGGAGATCGACCTGGACCTGCTCCAGCGGGCCGGCGAGGGCCTGTTGCAGGCGCCGCGGATCTCCACGTTCCCGGTGGCCACCCAGGACGTCGCCCTGGTCGTGGACCAGCCGGTCCCGGCCGCCGAGGTCGAGGCCGCGCTGCGTGAGGGCGCGGGTGAACTGCTGGAGTCCCTGCGGCTGTTCGACATCTACGAGAACGCCGAGCAGCTCGGCGAGGGACGCAAGTCGCTGGCGTACGCCCTGCGCTTCCGCGCCCCCGACCGCACCCTGACGGTGGACGAGGCGTCCGCCGCCCGCGACGCGGCGGTGGCCCTGGCCGCCGAGCGCACCGGTGCGGAGCTGCGGAGCTAG